Within Oribacterium sp. oral taxon 102, the genomic segment GTAGATCACGGCGATCGCAGCCGACTCTGTCGCGGTAAAAAGACCTGCCACGACCCCGACAACCACGATCAGAATCGCTGCCAGCGCCCAGAAGGAAACACTCAGCTCCTTCAGGAAATGCCGGATCGAAAACGGATTCCCCTTTGGATAATTCCGCTTCTTCGAGATGATGTAGGAGCCGACCATGAGAGAACCTGCCAGCACCGCCCCCGGAAGATATCCTGCAAGGAAGAGCGATCCCACGGAAAGCCCGCCGGCGGTCGTCGCATAGATGACCATGTTGTGACTCGGCGGAACGAGCATTCCTTCCACAGAGGAGGAAATCGTCACTGCGGTGGAGAAATCAACATCATAGCCTCTGTCTACCATCATCGGAATCTCCAGTGATCCGAGAGATGCCGTATCTGCAGAGGCAGAGCCGGAAATACCGCCGAAGAAGTAGGACGCAACGATATTTACCATCGCAAGTCCGCCGGTCATCCAGCCCACACAGGCATCCGCCAGGTTCAGGAGCTTCTCCGAAATACCGCCGGAACCCATCAGCACGCCCATCGTGATAAAGAACGGAACCGCCATCAGAGAGAAGGAGGAAATGCCCTTTACCATCTGCTGACAAACCACTGACAGATCCTTCCCCTGATACAGCAGACAGAGAATTGCAGAAAGCGCTACAGAGTATGCGATCGGGAAGCGGAGAAAAATCATGACGAAAAAGCAGATAATCAGTACCGCAATGGCACCCGTATTCACAGCCATTTATTTTTCCTCCTTTCCATAAAATGCCTCAAGATCCATGAAAATGCGCTCCAGCTCGAAGACAAGCATCGCGATTCCTGCAACCGGAATCGGGAAATACTGCCAGAACTTGGAAAGCCACGGCATGCTGACATAGCTTCCCAGCGCACCGAGTCCGGTCGAATACCTCCAGCCCACGAGCAGCATGACCAGCGCCAGCGCCAGAACAGCAAAATCAGACAGGAGATCCAGAATCTTCACCAGGACAGACGGAAGATAGCGGTCAAAGGTCGTCATGCGGATATGCGCATTTCTTCGGATCGCCAGTGCGGCAGACAGCACTGCCATATAGGACATCAGCGTCAGTACGACCTCCTCCGACCATGCCGGATCCGGAATAAAGGGAACGAATCGCCCGACTACAGCAAAGCTCGTAATCGCGATATCCAGAACCAGCAGCAGCTTACAGACCAGCAGAACGAACCGGTACATCAGGTTGTACAGCGGGCGGAGCGGCTCCAGCTTTTTCAATAATGCAGGCATAGATTTCCTCCTAAAGGCTTAAAATAGGGATGCCACATGCCTGCGACATCCCTACGAGCATTCTTCGCTGAGATTACTTCGCAAGATCCAGAATCTTCTGGTAAAGCTCAGCCTGATCCTTCGTGCTGTCCTCAATCACCTTCGCGCAGGCTTCCTTCCACGGCGTCTTGTCCTCTACATCGACGACATTTACACCGGAGGCCCTCAGGGCGTCCAGAACCTTATCCTCTGCTGCCTGAGAAATCTGCTGGTTATAGTCACCGGCAAGCTTTCCTGCCTCCATAATGACCTCCTGCTGGTTCGCAGTGAGCTTATCCCAACCGTTGTTGGAGATAACCACCTGGATCGCACCGAGCGTATGCCCATCAAGAATCAGGTTCGGAGCTACCTCCGGGAATGCATTGGACTGGTAGTTCGCGATCGGCTGCTCTGCGCCGTCTACGACACCGGTCTGCAGTGCGGAATAAAGCTCATTGAAGGATACGACCGTCGCATTGGCGCCGAGCCCCGCTACCATACCGGTCATGATCGGGTCATTGGATACGCGGAGCTTCTTGCCCTTGAGATCCTCGATCTTCGTCACCGGATCCTTCGTGAAGAAATGACGGAAGCCCTCCTCTCCGTAGAAGATGCCGCGAAGCGGAAGTCCGATCTCCTGCGGCTCATTCAGGAACTCCCTGGCAAGATCAGACTTGGCAAACTTCCAGAAATGCTCTCTGTTCTCGAAAGTAAAGGGAACAGAAAGGAGCGAGGACTTTTTCCCGCCGTAGGAGGTCAGCGCAAATGCGGAGATTCTGGAAATATCCACGGAATCACCGCCGCCAAGGATGGAATCCAGCACATCACTCTCTGCGCCGAGTACACCGGAAGCCTGCAGGTCAATCGTGATCGAACCGCCGGAAATCGCCTCTACCGCCTCCTTGAACTTACTGTCCGTCTGTCCCACGATGGTGTCGAGCGGGTTTACCTCCGCCATCACGAGCGTCACCGCCGGGTCTGCCGCTGCGGCCTCATTGACCTGATACTCTCCCTCCGTCTTTGTCTCGGCAGCCGTATCCTTCTCTGCAGCAGCTGTGGTTTCCTTTTCCTCCTTCGAAGCCTCTGCAGCCGCAGGCGTCGTCTCCGCTGCCTTTCCGCCGCCGCAGGCAGTCAGTGATGCTGCAAGCAATGTCCCGCAAAGTGCAGAAGCCAAGATTCTTTTCTTCATAGTTTTCCTCCCATGCTGTAGCCGCTTTCGCGGCGCTCAAATGTATGCATTTATTCTATTACACTTTCTCCCTGTACGAAATGGTAATTTTTTCACATGCGGGTAAGATTTTGCGCTAGCAGCTCCTGCATACGGAACTCCGAGGGGCTCTGTCCGGTCACCCGCTTAAAGACCTTCGCGAAATAATTGCTGTCCGGATAGCCGACTGCTCTGCCGACCTCCCGGATATTGGCATCTGCCCTCCGAAGCTCTGTCTTCGCCCGCCGGATACGGTATTCCGAAAGATAGGTGATGAAGTTCCGTCCGAAGTACTGCTTGAAAAGTCTGCAGAAATACGCCTCGGAATAATGCAGGGCGCCGGCAATGTCCTGTACGGAAAGCTCCTCCCTGTAATGCAGCTCGATGAAATCCTGCATCAGCCGGCGAAGCCGGCTCCGCTCGTCCTCCGTCTCCGGATCCTGTCGTTCCGGCTCCGGGGATTTCTGTTCCCGCGGAATCTCCGGCAGCGGAACCATCTGCCCTCCGGCACGCAAGAGCCGTTCCGTGTAGTCCATGGCGGCATCCATGACGAGCAGGAGCTCCTTCTCGTCGCAGGGCTTCAGCAAATATTCCAGCGCATGGACGGTAACCGCCTTTTTCGCGTAAGAGAACTCGTCATAGGCGGTCAAAAAGATGATGCAGACATCCGGATCGCTCTGCCGGAGCTGCTCCGCCGCCGCGAGTCCTGTGATACCGGGCATCTCAATATCCAGCAGCAGAATCTGAATCCTCTTTTCCGCATAAATCCGAAGCGCTTCCCTGCCGTTCTCCGCCTCGAAGAACTCACATTCTTCCCCGTAACGCGCCTGCAGCTTCTTCCGAAGCGCTTTCCTCTCTATCATTTCATCATCGGCGATCAATACCCGATACATACGCTTCCTCCTTCCGGATCGTAATGACGATGGAGGTTCCGACATTTTCTCTGGAATAGATACGAAACTCGCCCTCCGGGTACAGCCGCTTCACTCTGAGATAAATGTTGCCAAGCCCTATGCCCACCCGCGTCTCAAAGGACGGTCTCTCCTGATCCAGCGCCGAAAACAGCTCCGCCCTCCGCTGCTCACTCATCCCGAGCCCATTGTCCGTGAGAAAGAGCCGAAGCCCTCCCGCCGTACGTCTCACGCGAAGGACGATCCTCCCGCCCTGCTCCTTCCTCGCGATCCCGTGCACGATTGCATTCTCGATCAGCGGCTGCAGCGTGAAGGACGGGATATAGAGATCCCCTGTCTCGGAGGGCAGATATGTCTCATACTGCACCCTGCTGCCGAAGCGCATCTTCTGCAGGTACATATAGTCCTCCGCGACCTGCAGCTCCTGCGATAGCGGGACGATCTGCTCCCGGGTGCTCAGATTGTAGCGGAAGAGGCTCGCCAGAGAGCGGGTCATCCGCTCCGTGCTCTCCGCCCCCTCGAGATCTGCCATCGAGCCGATCATATTCAGCGTATTAAAGAGGAAGTGCGGGTTGATCTGACTCCGGAGAAGCTCCATCCGATTCGCCTCCAGCCGCTTCTCCATCGCCAGATTCTCCATCTGCTCCTTCTGCAGGAGCTCCGTCATCCGATGGTTCTCCTTCAGCGTCCCGATATAGTTCCCCATGGAGTGCTTCATGATATTGAAGGTTTCTACCAGCTCCCCGATTTCATCCTGATTCTCGATCCGGATATCCGGACTGTAGAAATCATTTTCCGTGATGCGCTTCGCCTCCTCGGAGAGCACCTTCACCGGCTCCACCAGCGATTCGCTCATCAGACGGCTGATACTAAGAACGATGATGCCGATCAAAAGCGTCAGATTCAGCAGGAGGAAGGGCAGGCTCCGGAAGAAGGGCAGCTTCCGGACATAGCTCTGCGAGCCCTCCGAAACCGTCGCCTGCAGGAGACGCCTGCCGTAGGTATCCAGATAGTCCTGCATCCGATAAACCTGATAGAGCCTTTCGATATAGCCACTCTGCCCATTCAGCATCCCGAGCAGCTCCTCCCGTGCCGTCTGATAGACCGGATAAGAATTCAGGATCGTCCATGTACGGGAGTAACGCTCCGCGCCGATCACCGCATAGTCATAGGGCAGACGCCCGATCGCCCTGCCTGTCCGCCGCTCCGCCTCGAGAAGCTGCCTCCGCCCCTCCTCCGTGCGCCCCTCCACATACTGCCGGAAGGCACCCTCCTCCGAGCTCATCGCGTCTAAGAATTCCTGACAGCTCAGATTCGCCGCCAGGATATCTCCGTAGCCATGCAGGGAGAAGTTCATCGTCAGAATGCTGAAGCCGACTGCCGCTGTCACCGTGAGTCCCACGAAAAACGCGAAGGTGCGTACCTTCCGGTCAATCGAATACCGCAGCCAGCGCCGCCGAAATATTCCCATCTCTCCCCCCTCCTCTTCCTGCCCCCGATCTCTGATCGGGGGAGCCACGCGGCTTTGAGCGCTTCAGGGCAATCGCAGGCGATTGCTTCCTCCTGCCTGCCCGCCGTCTCACGCCGGATCTCTCCTCATCTGTCCTCAAACAGGCTTCCCGCCCTCCGGTGCGCCGCCCTGCCTGTCCGGCTGCCCCGTCACGTCCTGCCTCGCTTCGGGAATCGAAATGCCGCCCTCCAGACGCTTCCCTGGCACACTTTGCTTCGACAGATGCTCTGTCCGGATCTCCCGCTCTGCTCTCTCCACCTCCCGCTCCAGCTCTTCGGCGGAGAGGAGGACGACATTCTCATTGCCCCAGACAATGACCCGCACGACCCTGTCGCTGGTCGCGACGCGGACGATCCCGCGCGAGGTGCGGGAGAGTGATTGTGTCAGCTCCTCGATGTAATGATCCGCGGTCTGCGCCTCTCTCGTGAACACCACATGGATATTGTGAAAGCGCGTCCTCTCCACAGGATGCCCCTGCACGCGATAGGCATCGAAGACCACGATCAGCTCCATCCCCATATAGCCCTGATAATTGGAGAGGATGTCGAGCAGCCTGCCGCGTGCCGCGTCGAGATTCTGCTCCGCCAGCTCCCGGAGCTCCTGCCACGCGAAGATAATGTTGTACCCGTCCACCAACAGGTAATCCCTATGCTTTGCTCTGCCGTCCCTGTCCCGGAACGATCGTTCCCGGCGCTCCTCCTGCGCTCTCCGAAGATTCTCCTCCCGCTCCCGGGCATATACCGTCCGCGCGTCCGAGGCGCTGACAAGCGCTGCCCGATTTCGGATCTCGCCGTAGGTTCGCACGAAGATACGCTCCAGCTCCCGATCCCCGATATAATAGCCGGACTCCGTATACGCCGTATCCTCCTGCCGCTTCTCCCGCCGCAGCTCCTCCCGGAGGCTTACGCCCCGCGCGGCGAGCGCCTGCTGCTCCTCATAGGCAGAGAAAACCTGCGCATACTCTTCCACCTCATCATAGGGGACGAGGAAGCCCGCGCCATGGGCACAGAATACGGAGGAGCATGGGTTCTCCGTATCCGCGTCCGGATCATACTGCGCGGCAGCTATTACCTCCTCCGAATTGTGGCAGCTCTCATAGCCGGAAAATTCGAGCCGGAGTCGTCCCCTTCCCCTCGTGCAGATCCTCAGCTCCTTCGCATAATCCCGCATGGTCGCGACCGGCGCCGTGCCGTGGAGCACCGCCCACTCCGCCGTGCCCTCCGGCGGCTCGAAGCATCCCGCCCGGTTCGTAATGTCCGTCATTGCCCTGCCGAGCTGCTCCGCGGGAAGCTCCAGCGTGAAGCGGTAGCAGGGCTCCAGCAGCAGGCTCTGCGCTCTTCGGAGCCCCTGCCGCACCGCGCGCATGCTCGCCTCGCGGAAATCCCCGCCCTCGGTATGCCTAAGATGCGCCCTGCCGGCGAGCAGCGTCAGCCGCATATCCGTAATCGGTGCGCCAGTCAGGACACCGCGGTGCTCCTTTTCCCGAAGCTCCTTCAATATCTGCCGCTGCCAGCTCTGTCCCAGCAGCTCCGGCGGACAGTTCGATACGATCTGCAGACCGGCATTCCGCGGCAGCGGCTCCAGCAGGACATGCACCTCCGCATAGTGTCGAAGCGGCTCGAAATGTCCGATCCCCACTGCCGGCGCTGCG encodes:
- a CDS encoding translation factor GTPase family protein, with product MEQIVIGILAHVDAGKTTLAEAMLFHSGRIRKQGRVDHGDAYLDTDAMERERGITIFSKQAVFTRGERQYTLLDTPGHVDFSAEMERTLSVLDYAILVVSAADGVQGHTETLWQLLRRRRIPTLLFVNKMDQPGAEEAQLMAMLRGRLSGSAVAYDGSPEMLESLALCEEAVMERYLETGEIGQETRRRLFHKRKFFPVFFGSALRDIGVERFLREMDALCIAGEERESLSGRVYKIGRGENGQRLTFLRLTGGMLRNREELVSGEKVTQIRIYSGERFEEAMQISAGQVAAVLGISSLRAGDGFGEEAAAEEAALRPVLDYRVLPEEGETVDEQRLYRLLSGLADEFPELHLHFDTALREIHAELMGEVQTEVLRRIAADRLGVRIRFGSGRILYRETVAAPAVGIGHFEPLRHYAEVHVLLEPLPRNAGLQIVSNCPPELLGQSWQRQILKELREKEHRGVLTGAPITDMRLTLLAGRAHLRHTEGGDFREASMRAVRQGLRRAQSLLLEPCYRFTLELPAEQLGRAMTDITNRAGCFEPPEGTAEWAVLHGTAPVATMRDYAKELRICTRGRGRLRLEFSGYESCHNSEEVIAAAQYDPDADTENPCSSVFCAHGAGFLVPYDEVEEYAQVFSAYEEQQALAARGVSLREELRREKRQEDTAYTESGYYIGDRELERIFVRTYGEIRNRAALVSASDARTVYAREREENLRRAQEERRERSFRDRDGRAKHRDYLLVDGYNIIFAWQELRELAEQNLDAARGRLLDILSNYQGYMGMELIVVFDAYRVQGHPVERTRFHNIHVVFTREAQTADHYIEELTQSLSRTSRGIVRVATSDRVVRVIVWGNENVVLLSAEELEREVERAEREIRTEHLSKQSVPGKRLEGGISIPEARQDVTGQPDRQGGAPEGGKPV
- a CDS encoding TRAP transporter large permease, which produces MAVNTGAIAVLIICFFVMIFLRFPIAYSVALSAILCLLYQGKDLSVVCQQMVKGISSFSLMAVPFFITMGVLMGSGGISEKLLNLADACVGWMTGGLAMVNIVASYFFGGISGSASADTASLGSLEIPMMVDRGYDVDFSTAVTISSSVEGMLVPPSHNMVIYATTAGGLSVGSLFLAGYLPGAVLAGSLMVGSYIISKKRNYPKGNPFSIRHFLKELSVSFWALAAILIVVVGVVAGLFTATESAAIAVIYSLLVSVYIYKGLDWKGVWKSLEDCIDTLSIVLILISTSNVFGYCLTTLHVPDLFASAIHGISENPIIIALLLNLILLILGCIMDMAPIILISTPILLPIATSIGLDPVQYGIIVILNCGIGLLTPPVGGVLFIGSAIAKRPMEKIVIATLPFYGMMLVALLLITFVPNISLFIPKLFGYVSTAPGVIGMLAGA
- a CDS encoding sensor histidine kinase, which gives rise to MGIFRRRWLRYSIDRKVRTFAFFVGLTVTAAVGFSILTMNFSLHGYGDILAANLSCQEFLDAMSSEEGAFRQYVEGRTEEGRRQLLEAERRTGRAIGRLPYDYAVIGAERYSRTWTILNSYPVYQTAREELLGMLNGQSGYIERLYQVYRMQDYLDTYGRRLLQATVSEGSQSYVRKLPFFRSLPFLLLNLTLLIGIIVLSISRLMSESLVEPVKVLSEEAKRITENDFYSPDIRIENQDEIGELVETFNIMKHSMGNYIGTLKENHRMTELLQKEQMENLAMEKRLEANRMELLRSQINPHFLFNTLNMIGSMADLEGAESTERMTRSLASLFRYNLSTREQIVPLSQELQVAEDYMYLQKMRFGSRVQYETYLPSETGDLYIPSFTLQPLIENAIVHGIARKEQGGRIVLRVRRTAGGLRLFLTDNGLGMSEQRRAELFSALDQERPSFETRVGIGLGNIYLRVKRLYPEGEFRIYSRENVGTSIVITIRKEEAYVSGIDRR
- a CDS encoding TRAP transporter small permease, coding for MPALLKKLEPLRPLYNLMYRFVLLVCKLLLVLDIAITSFAVVGRFVPFIPDPAWSEEVVLTLMSYMAVLSAALAIRRNAHIRMTTFDRYLPSVLVKILDLLSDFAVLALALVMLLVGWRYSTGLGALGSYVSMPWLSKFWQYFPIPVAGIAMLVFELERIFMDLEAFYGKEEK
- a CDS encoding response regulator transcription factor, with protein sequence MYRVLIADDEMIERKALRKKLQARYGEECEFFEAENGREALRIYAEKRIQILLLDIEMPGITGLAAAEQLRQSDPDVCIIFLTAYDEFSYAKKAVTVHALEYLLKPCDEKELLLVMDAAMDYTERLLRAGGQMVPLPEIPREQKSPEPERQDPETEDERSRLRRLMQDFIELHYREELSVQDIAGALHYSEAYFCRLFKQYFGRNFITYLSEYRIRRAKTELRRADANIREVGRAVGYPDSNYFAKVFKRVTGQSPSEFRMQELLAQNLTRM
- a CDS encoding TRAP transporter substrate-binding protein, which translates into the protein MKKRILASALCGTLLAASLTACGGGKAAETTPAAAEASKEEKETTAAAEKDTAAETKTEGEYQVNEAAAADPAVTLVMAEVNPLDTIVGQTDSKFKEAVEAISGGSITIDLQASGVLGAESDVLDSILGGGDSVDISRISAFALTSYGGKKSSLLSVPFTFENREHFWKFAKSDLAREFLNEPQEIGLPLRGIFYGEEGFRHFFTKDPVTKIEDLKGKKLRVSNDPIMTGMVAGLGANATVVSFNELYSALQTGVVDGAEQPIANYQSNAFPEVAPNLILDGHTLGAIQVVISNNGWDKLTANQQEVIMEAGKLAGDYNQQISQAAEDKVLDALRASGVNVVDVEDKTPWKEACAKVIEDSTKDQAELYQKILDLAK